DNA sequence from the bacterium genome:
GCCAGCGCGTCGGGATGGTCGAGCAGCTCGAGCACCGCGTTGCCGATCAGCGTCGTCGTGGTCTCGTTGCCGGCGACCAACAGCAGCACCAGCATGGTGATCATCTCGGCGTGGCTCAGCCGCGAGCCCTCGACCTCCGCCCGCACCAGGCCGCTGAGCAGATCCTCGCGCGGCGCAAGCCGCCGCGCGTCGGCGAGGGAGGTGAAATAGGCGCCCATCTCGCGCAGCACCGCCTGCACCTGCTCGAGACGCGCCATGTCCGGCGGCGCGAACAGACCGGTCCCCAGCCCGGCGACGGCGATGTCCGACCACGCCTTGAACTGCGGCCGCTCCTCCGCCGGAACGCCGATGATCTCGGCGATGACGATGACCGGCAGCGGGTAGGTCATCGCCTGCACGAAGTCGACCTCCCCCTGCGCCAGCGCCGTGGTCATCAGCTCGTCGGCGATCGCGTGCAGCCGCGGCTCGAGGCGGCGGATCATGCGCGGCGTGAACGCCTGGCTCACCAGGCTGCGCAGCCGCGTGTGGTTGGGCGGGTCCTGCCCGAGCATACTGGGCGGCGGCAGGCGCTCCGGATCGACGCCGGGCGGCGGCGGAAACTGGCTCGACCAGGTCTCGGGATCGCGCAGGATCGCCTGCGCGTCGGCGTAGCGGAACACCGATACGATCGGCAGCCCGGGATGGCGATACACCGGATGCTCGCGGCGCGCCCGGGCGTAGATCGGCCCCGGATCGCGGCGCGTCTCTGGGTCGAAGGGATTGAAGTCGAAGTCGGTCATGTCACGATGGGCGGCGGCCGACGACGATCAGATAGGTCTGATCCGCGTCGAGGCGGAAGCCGTTGAAGGTGGGATTGGCGCGCGCCCGTTCGTCGTAATAGGCGCGGTAGTCGGAGCCGAACACCGGCGCCAGGCCGGCGGCGTCGAGGGCGGAGCGGACGGTGTCCACGTAGGCCGGCGGCGCGGCGTCGGCGGCGAAGAGGTAGACGCCGGGCCTGATCGCGAACGACACGCCGCGCTCGCCGCGCACCGTCCACCCGGCCTCCTCGAAGGCGGCGCGCAGCGCCGCGGCGAGCTGGCGGGCGCCGGCATCGCCGTCCTGCACCGCCAGCCAGACCGGCGTCCCGGCGGGGTGCGCGTGGAGCGCCGACACCAGCGCGGCGCGCGCCGCGGGATCGAGGCCGGGGCCGAGCGGCGCCGCGACGGCCGCGGCGTCGCCCGCGGGGCGGATCTGATCGACCAGCGCGCGCGCCTCGGCGTCCGTGGGATCGATGCGCAGCGCCCGCTCCAGCTCGGCGATCGCCGCCGCCGTCCGCCCCTTGCCGTGCAGATAGCGCGCCCAGTAGACGAAGCGGCGCGGCGTGTTGGGATCGCTGGTCCGGGCGCGTTCGTCGGCCGCGTTCGCCTCCTCGGCGCGGCCGAGCGCGCGCAGGATGCGGGCGCAGGTCTCGTGCGCGTTCTTGAGGTCGGGGAAGATCGTCGTCGCCGTCCGGCAGTGCGCCAGCGCCTCCTCGAGCTGGCCCTGCTTCTCGAGGATCTGGGCCCAGCGCAGCTCGCTCATCTCGTGCGCCGG
Encoded proteins:
- a CDS encoding cytochrome P450; its protein translation is MTDFDFNPFDPETRRDPGPIYARARREHPVYRHPGLPIVSVFRYADAQAILRDPETWSSQFPPPPGVDPERLPPPSMLGQDPPNHTRLRSLVSQAFTPRMIRRLEPRLHAIADELMTTALAQGEVDFVQAMTYPLPVIVIAEIIGVPAEERPQFKAWSDIAVAGLGTGLFAPPDMARLEQVQAVLREMGAYFTSLADARRLAPREDLLSGLVRAEVEGSRLSHAEMITMLVLLLVAGNETTTTLIGNAVLELLDHPDALARLRAEPELLPTAIEEVLRFSSPVQLDPRRATRRVELGGEVIEPDQIVVSWLGSANRDEEIFPDAERFDITRADNRHMAFGFGPHYCLGANLARLEAQAAIGALLRHTRAFARATSDPLPLHPSLVFKGVTSLPLRLEGRAPAPPASRAAT